One segment of Primulina tabacum isolate GXHZ01 chromosome 14, ASM2559414v2, whole genome shotgun sequence DNA contains the following:
- the LOC142524400 gene encoding DUF21 domain-containing protein At5g52790-like: protein MAANDVPCCETMFWVYLVISVSLVSFAGLMSGLTLGLMSLSLVDLEVLIKAGQPEDRKNAEKIYPIVKNQHLLLCTLLISNSLAMEALPIFLDALLPAWGAILISVTLILAFGEIIPQSVCSRYGLSIGARLSVLVRLLVIIFFPLSYPISKLLDLLLGKRHSALLRRAELKTLVDMHGNEAGKGGELTHDETTIISGALDLTEKTARDAMTPLSRVFSLDLNAKLDNNTIDLVISRGHSRIPVYSVSPTNIVGLVLVKNLIKCRPEDVFHIKNLTIRRIPRFNESLPLYDILNQFQKGQSHMGVVVKNVSHLKDVAESMPPKSNESKPNINSNLDIIISVENLSSSPSTDEEVLGIITMEDVLEELLQGPILDETDEYVDVHNKIKINILTPVKFGPKSPGMESPSHLNWRSPTGSPYSSSHQTPLSCHQTATTRSPLSPYIQSPVTRPSHYPSLGNSVTNSTNGIARPRCGSPSTYQVLRKSYEKLRNPGR, encoded by the exons ATGGCAGCAAATGATGTCCCATGTTGTGAAACTATGTTTTGGGTATATTTGGTAATAAGTGTGTCCCTAGTTTCTTTCGCTGGCCTCATGTCCGGGTTAACTCTAGGACTCATGTCTCTTAGCCTTGTCGATCTTGAAGTCCTCATCAAGGCCGGTCAGCCGGAGGACAGAAAAAATGCCG AAAAGATTTATCCAATTGTGAAGAATCAGCACTTGCTACTTTGCACACTACTTATATCCAATTCCCTGGCAATGGAG GCCCTTCCAATTTTCCTCGATGCTCTTCTTCCTGCTTGGGGAGCCATATTGATTTCAGTTACCCTCATACTTGCATTCGGAGAG ATTATACCTCAATCCGTGTGCTCTCGATATGGTCTGAGTATTGGAGCAAGATTATCAGTACTAGTAAGATTGCTGGTGATAATATTTTTCCCTTTATCGTACCCCATTAGCAAGCTTCTGGATTTGTTGCTTGGGAAGAGACATTCTGCTTTACTGAGGCGTGCTGAGTTGAAAACCTTGGTTGACATGCATGGAAATGAG GCTGGAAAGGGAGGAGAATTAACTCATGATGAAACAACCATCATTTCTGGAGCTTTGGACTTGACTGAGAAAACTGCTAGAGATGCAATGACACCTTTGTCTAGAGTTTTTTCACTTGATCTTAATGCTAAACTTGACAA TAATACTATTGATCTGGTCATAAGCAGAGGCCACAGTCGTATACCAGTATACTCGGTTTCTCCAACAAACATTGTTGGCCTCGTTCTG GTCAAGAATTTGATCAAATGTCGGCCAGAAGACGTTTTCCACATCAAAAATCTTACCATAAGGAGAATACCTAG ATTCAATGAAAGTCTACCATTGTATGACATATTGAACCAGTTTCAGAAAGGGCAGAGCCATATGGGTGTTGTTGTAAAGAATGTCAGTCATCTCAAGGATGTAGCAGAAAGTATGCCCCCAAAATCTAACGAGTCGAAACCGAACATCAACTCCAACTTAGACATAATAATTAGCGTAGAAAACTTAAGTTCTTCCCCTAGTACAGATGAAGAAGTTCTTGGTATCATTACGATGGAAGATGTCCTGGAAGAACTACTACAG GGACCAATATTGGACGAAACAGATGAATATGTTGATGTTCACAACAA GATAAAGATTAATATATTAACTCCAGTTAAATTTGGACCCAAGTCTCCAGGAATGGAATCACCTTCTCACCTGAATTGGCGAAGCCCAACTGGATCTCCCTATTCTTCTAGCCATCAGACGCCACTCTCCTGTCATCAAACAGCTACCACACGTTCGCCACTCTCTCCATATATTCAATCACCTGTTACCAGACCAAGTCATTATCCATCATTAGGAAACTCAGTGACAAATTCTACAAATGGGATTGCTCGCCCTCGGTGCGGATCACCATCCACGTATCAG GTTTTGAGGAAATCATACGAGAAGCTGAGAAATCCGGGCAGATGA
- the LOC142524288 gene encoding uncharacterized protein At3g49140-like, whose product MLVIEPHTAAAVRLPSANVFIPWSKCWKLRDNCVGRRCGGWVKGGALNRIKATAKEPSSSGSGPVKQNVKPQRYHPFEDISDSELLENGEAILTPAEATRTIIEVNSKATLMFSGLVNEEVHENIFWPDLPYVTDEHGNIYFQVKNDEDILQTLASEENIVQVIVGLDTAEMISELEALGHSDIDFGVDELDGEGSDYDDDDEEDDDDNDDAEDEDSEDWVAILDDEEDEDGESDGSLGDWAKLETMRSSHPMYFAKKLTEVVSDDPLDFMEQPSSGLAIQGLLRPAFIEEHSVIQKNVTDPECSDTDSSNIDNEQQEEGIVKINGHRCEKEQTQDDPSWAEELEKEENLGSGFAFYKLEMIKIQLVLAHGRENFVEIEDYKRAGPDAIAHSSAKIISRLKAGGEKTTQALKSLCWRCKGIQVEECALVGVDSLGFDLRVCSGTQLQTLRFPFKKRASSEYSAERHLNDMLFPRAHKIQPRKEAQQTES is encoded by the exons ATGCTGGTGATTGAACCTCACACCGCCGCCGCCGTTCGACTCCCCTCCGCCAACGTTTTTATCCCCTG GAGTAAGTGTTGGAAGTTGAGGGATAACTGTGTTGGCAGAAGGTGTGGAGGCTGGGTGAAGGGTGGTGCTCTGAATAGAATAAAAGCTACTGCAAAAGAGCCGTCGAGCTCGGGTTCGGGTCCGGTGAAGCAGAATGTGAAGCCTCAGAGGTATCATCCGTTCGAAGACATTTCGGACTCTGAATTATTGGAGAATGGGGAAGCTATTCTTACTCCCGCCGAGGCTACTAGGACCATAATTGAG GTGAATAGCAAGGCGACACTGATGTTTTCTGGTCTGGTGAATGAAGAAGTTCACGAGAACATTTTTTGGCCGGATCTGCCTTATGTAACCGATGAACATGGAA ATATATACTTTCAAGTGAAAAACGATGAAGACATCTTGCAAACTCTGGCTTCCGAAGAAAACATCGTG CAAGTCATTGTGGGACTAGATACTGCAGAAATGATCAGTGAGTTGGAAGCACTAGGTCATTCTGATATTGATTTTGGTGTTGATGAGTTGGATGGTGAAGGTAGCgattatgatgatgatgatgaggaagaTGACGATGATAATGATGATGCTGAAGATGAAGACAGTGAG GATTGGGTTGCCATTCTTGATGACGAGGAGGATGAAGATGGGGAATCTGATGGATCATTGGGAGACTGGGCAAAATTGGAGACAATGCGATCTTCTCATCCTATGTATTTTGCCAAGAAATTAACAGAG GTTGTTTCAGATGATCCTTTAGATTTCATGGAACAGCCTTCTTCAGGCCTTGCTATTCAAGGTCTTCTGAGACCTGCATTCATCGAAGAACATTCTGTCATCCAAAAGAATGTAACAGATCCTGAATGTAGTGATACTGATTCAAGTAACATTGACAATGAACAACAGGAAGAAGGCATTGTGAAGATCAATGGCCACAGATGCGAAAAAGAACAAACACAAGATGATCCAAGTTGGGCAGAGGAATTGGAGAAGGAAGAAAACCTTGGAAGTGGATTTGCATTTTACAAACTAGAGATGATTAAAATTCAGTTAGTGTTAGCGCACGGACGTGAG AATTTTGTTGAAATAGAAGATTATAAAAGGGCTGGACCTGATGCTATAGCACATTCATCTGCAAAAATAATATCACGCCTCAAGGCTGGTGGAGAAAAGACCACGCAAGCTCTAAAATCTCTTTGTTGGAGATGTAAAGGGATTCAAGTTGAG GAATGTGCTCTTGTAGGAGTAGACAGCCTTGGTTTCGACTTACGGGTTTGCTCGGGAACACAACTTCAAACACTGCGCTTTCCATTCAAAAAACGG GCCTCATCGGAGTACAGTGCTGAAAGGCATCTGAACGACATGCTGTTTCCGAGAGCTCACAAAATTCAACCACGGAAAGAAGCTCAGCAGACGGAATCTTAG
- the LOC142524287 gene encoding uncharacterized protein LOC142524287 isoform X1 → MMEQKHVLLSALSVGVGVGVGLGLVSGQAVGRWTGSSSFSVVEGITAEQIEAELLRLIDDGKESKVTFDDFPYYLSERTRVLLTSAAYIHLNHLDVSKHTRNLSPAASRAILLSGPAELYQQTLAKALAHHFKAKLLLLDITHFSIKIQSKYGSTKKESSLEGTISEVALQRMSTFLSSFLPAKGDNKGTLSRQSSGLDSKGRNNEGISNPLKPRRTSSVSSDMSNMSVQSSALNPAHFKRIGSLSFDERVFLQSLYKVLVSVSQTSCIILYIRDVEKLFLQSSRFFKLFDRMLKKVSGSVLVLGSRMLDFEEDCGEVDDRLSLLFPYDIAIRPPEDETHLVSWKAQLEEDMKKIQFQDNKNHIAEVLAANDLECDDLESICHADTVVLSNYIEEIVVSAISFHLMNIKDPEYRNGKLIISSNSLSHGLSIFQEGKSGGKDTLKLETSAESLKEAEAKAGTGGKPEFKSESKNEAEKTSSMIKEIPPDNEFEKRIRPEVIPANEIGVTFADIGSLDETKELLQELVMLPLRRPDLFNGGLLKPCRGILLFGPPGTGKTMLAKAIAHEAGASFINVNMSTITSKWFGEDEKNVRALFTLAAKVSPTIIFVDEVDSMLGQRTRVGEHEAMRKIKNEFMTHWDGLLTKPGERILVLAATNRPFDLDEAIIRRFERRIMVELPSVENREMILKTLLSKEKVEDLDFKEIATITEGYSGSDLKNLCITAAYRPVRELLQQERQKDRGKKQKHEEGQSLEDASTPKEETKEEKVISLRPLNMEDMRQAKNQVAASFASEGSVMAELKQWNDLYGEGGSRKKEQLSYFL, encoded by the exons ATGATGGAGCAGAAGCACGTTTTGTTGTCGGCATTGAGCGTAGGGGTGGGTGTTGGGGTGGGGCTCGGTTTGGTTTCCGGCCAGGCGGTCGGTAGATGGACCGGTAGTTCGAGCTTTTCGGTGGTTGAGGGGATCACGGCCGAGCAGATAGAGGCGGAGCTTCTCAGATTGATTGATGATGGAAAGGAAAGCAAGGTCACGTTCGACGACTTCCCATATTATCTCAG TGAGCGAACCCGTGTATTATTAACAAGTGCGGCGTATATTCATTTAAACCACTTGGACGTCTCTAAGCACACTCGTAATCTCTCACCTGCTGCGAGTCGGGCAATCTTGCTCTCTGGGCCTGCTG AACTTTATCAGCAAACGCTTGCTAAAGCTCTAGCGCATCATTTTAAAGCAAAGTTGCTGTTGCTGGATATAACCCACTTCTCAATCAAG ATACAGAGCAAGTATGGCAGCACCAAGAAAGAGTCC TCACTCGAAGGTACTATCTCAGAAGTAGCATTACAACGAATGTCCACTTTCCTCAGCTCGTTTCTTCCAGCAAAAGGGGATAACAAAG GCACATTGTCGAGGCAAAGCAGTGGATTGGACTCTAAGGGAAG GAACAATGAAGGAATCAGCAATCCTCTTAAACCTCGCAGAACTTCGTCTGTTTCTTCGGACATGAGCAACATGAGTGTGCAATCCTCCGCTTTAAATCCAG CTCATTTTAAGCGCATTGGAAGCTTATCTTTTGATGAGAGAGTCTTCTTACAGTCACTTTACAAG GTGTTAGTTTCAGTCTCCCAAACCAGCTGCATTATTCTCTACATAAGGGATGTTGAGAAACTTTTTCTCCAATCCTCAAGATTCTTCAAATTGTTTGATAGAATGCTAAAGAAAGTATCAGGATCGGTTTTGGTTCTTGGCTCTCGGATGTTGGACTTTGAAGAGGATTGCGGGGAGGTAGATGACAGACTAAGTCTTTTGTTTCCTTATGACATTGCGATTAGGCCACCGGAAGATGAGACTCATCTTGTGAGCTGGAAAGCTCAGCTGGAAGAGGATATGAAGAAGATTCAGTTTCAGGATAACAAGAATCATATTGCTGAGGTCCTTGCTGCAAATGACCTTGAATGTGATGATCTAGAATCAATCTGCCATGCGGATACCGTGGTTCTCAGTAATTACATAGAGGAAATTGTGGTTTCTGCTATATCTTTTCATTTGATGAATATCAAAGATCCAGAGTATCGTAATGGGAAGCTTATCATATCATCTAACAG TTTGTCCCACGGGCTAAGCATTTTTCAGGAGGGGAAAAGTGGTGGCAAAGACACCCTTAAATTGGAGACTAGTGCTGAATCGCTGAAG GAGGCTGAAGCAAAAGCCGGTACTGGAGGAAAACCTGAATTTAAGTCCGAGAGCAAGAACGAGGCTGAAAAAACATCTTCAATGATAAAG GAAATCCCCCCTGACAATGAATTTGAAAAGCGCATAAGGCCTGAAGTTATTCCTGCAAATGAGATTGGAGTCACATTTGCTGATATTGGTTCACTGGACGAGACTAAAGAACTACTTCAGGAGCTGGTCATGCTTCCTCTTAGAAGACCAGACCTTTTCAATGGCGGGCTTCTTAAGCCTTGTAGAGGCATACTTCTTTTTGGCCCTCCAGGTACTGGAAAAACAATGCTCGCTAAGGCCATTGCCCATGAGGCTGGAGCAAGCTTCATAAATGTCAACATGTCAACAATTACTTCaaaatggtttggtgaagatgaaAAGAATGTTCGAGCTCTTTTCACCCTAGCTGCAAAGGTTTCTCCGACCATCATTTTTGTAGATGAGGTTGATAGCATGCTTGGACAACGGACAAGAGTAGGAGAGCACGAGGCGATGCGTAAAATTAAGAATGAGTTCATGACACATTGGGATGGACTTCTGACAAAACCCGGGGAGCGCATTCTTGTTCTTGCTGCAACAAACAGACCTTTTGATCTTGATGAGGCAATAATTAGGAGGTTTGAGCGCAG AATTATGGTGGAGCTTCCTTCGGTGGAGAATAGAGAAATGATCTTAAAAACCCTGTTGTCCAAAGAAAAGGTTGAAGACCTAGATTTTAAAGAGATTGCAACCATAACTGAAGGATATAGTGGAAGTGATCTTAAG AATCTATGCATAACTGCGGCTTATAGACCAGTAAGAGAACTGCTACAGCAAGAGAGACAGAAGGATAGG GGAAAAAAGCAGAAACATGAGGAAGGCCAGAGCTTGGAAGATGCTTCTACTCCAAAAGAAGAAACTAAGGAGGAAAAGGTGATTTCTCTAAGGCCCTTGAACATGGAAGACATGAGGCAGGCAAAGAACCag GTTGCTGCTAGTTTTGCTTCTGAGGGATCCGTAATGGCCGAGCTAAAACAATGGAATGATCTATATGGAGAAGGAGGTTCGAGAAAGAAAGAGCAACTATCATACTTTCTTTAA
- the LOC142524287 gene encoding uncharacterized protein LOC142524287 isoform X2, giving the protein MMEQKHVLLSALSVGVGVGVGLGLVSGQAVGRWTGSSSFSVVEGITAEQIEAELLRLIDDGKESKVTFDDFPYYLSERTRVLLTSAAYIHLNHLDVSKHTRNLSPAASRAILLSGPAELYQQTLAKALAHHFKAKLLLLDITHFSIKIQSKYGSTKKESSLEGTISEVALQRMSTFLSSFLPAKGDNKGTLSRQSSGLDSKGRNNEGISNPLKPRRTSSVSSDMSNMSVQSSALNPAHFKRIGSLSFDERVFLQSLYKVLVSVSQTSCIILYIRDVEKLFLQSSRFFKLFDRMLKKVSGSVLVLGSRMLDFEEDCGEVDDRLSLLFPYDIAIRPPEDETHLVSWKAQLEEDMKKIQFQDNKNHIAEVLAANDLECDDLESICHADTVVLSNYIEEIVVSAISFHLMNIKDPEYRNGKLIISSNSLSHGLSIFQEGKSGGKDTLKLETSAESLKEAEAKAGTGGKPEFKSESKNEAEKTSSMIKEIPPDNEFEKRIRPEVIPANEIGVTFADIGSLDETKELLQELVMLPLRRPDLFNGGLLKPCRGILLFGPPGTGKTMLAKAIAHEAGASFINVNMSTITSKWFGEDEKNVRALFTLAAKVSPTIIFVDEVDSMLGQRTRVGEHEAMRKIKNEFMTHWDGLLTKPGERILVLAATNRPFDLDEAIIRRFERRIMVELPSVENREMILKTLLSKEKVEDLDFKEIATITEGYSGSDLKNLCITAAYRPVRELLQQERQKDRKHEEGQSLEDASTPKEETKEEKVISLRPLNMEDMRQAKNQVAASFASEGSVMAELKQWNDLYGEGGSRKKEQLSYFL; this is encoded by the exons ATGATGGAGCAGAAGCACGTTTTGTTGTCGGCATTGAGCGTAGGGGTGGGTGTTGGGGTGGGGCTCGGTTTGGTTTCCGGCCAGGCGGTCGGTAGATGGACCGGTAGTTCGAGCTTTTCGGTGGTTGAGGGGATCACGGCCGAGCAGATAGAGGCGGAGCTTCTCAGATTGATTGATGATGGAAAGGAAAGCAAGGTCACGTTCGACGACTTCCCATATTATCTCAG TGAGCGAACCCGTGTATTATTAACAAGTGCGGCGTATATTCATTTAAACCACTTGGACGTCTCTAAGCACACTCGTAATCTCTCACCTGCTGCGAGTCGGGCAATCTTGCTCTCTGGGCCTGCTG AACTTTATCAGCAAACGCTTGCTAAAGCTCTAGCGCATCATTTTAAAGCAAAGTTGCTGTTGCTGGATATAACCCACTTCTCAATCAAG ATACAGAGCAAGTATGGCAGCACCAAGAAAGAGTCC TCACTCGAAGGTACTATCTCAGAAGTAGCATTACAACGAATGTCCACTTTCCTCAGCTCGTTTCTTCCAGCAAAAGGGGATAACAAAG GCACATTGTCGAGGCAAAGCAGTGGATTGGACTCTAAGGGAAG GAACAATGAAGGAATCAGCAATCCTCTTAAACCTCGCAGAACTTCGTCTGTTTCTTCGGACATGAGCAACATGAGTGTGCAATCCTCCGCTTTAAATCCAG CTCATTTTAAGCGCATTGGAAGCTTATCTTTTGATGAGAGAGTCTTCTTACAGTCACTTTACAAG GTGTTAGTTTCAGTCTCCCAAACCAGCTGCATTATTCTCTACATAAGGGATGTTGAGAAACTTTTTCTCCAATCCTCAAGATTCTTCAAATTGTTTGATAGAATGCTAAAGAAAGTATCAGGATCGGTTTTGGTTCTTGGCTCTCGGATGTTGGACTTTGAAGAGGATTGCGGGGAGGTAGATGACAGACTAAGTCTTTTGTTTCCTTATGACATTGCGATTAGGCCACCGGAAGATGAGACTCATCTTGTGAGCTGGAAAGCTCAGCTGGAAGAGGATATGAAGAAGATTCAGTTTCAGGATAACAAGAATCATATTGCTGAGGTCCTTGCTGCAAATGACCTTGAATGTGATGATCTAGAATCAATCTGCCATGCGGATACCGTGGTTCTCAGTAATTACATAGAGGAAATTGTGGTTTCTGCTATATCTTTTCATTTGATGAATATCAAAGATCCAGAGTATCGTAATGGGAAGCTTATCATATCATCTAACAG TTTGTCCCACGGGCTAAGCATTTTTCAGGAGGGGAAAAGTGGTGGCAAAGACACCCTTAAATTGGAGACTAGTGCTGAATCGCTGAAG GAGGCTGAAGCAAAAGCCGGTACTGGAGGAAAACCTGAATTTAAGTCCGAGAGCAAGAACGAGGCTGAAAAAACATCTTCAATGATAAAG GAAATCCCCCCTGACAATGAATTTGAAAAGCGCATAAGGCCTGAAGTTATTCCTGCAAATGAGATTGGAGTCACATTTGCTGATATTGGTTCACTGGACGAGACTAAAGAACTACTTCAGGAGCTGGTCATGCTTCCTCTTAGAAGACCAGACCTTTTCAATGGCGGGCTTCTTAAGCCTTGTAGAGGCATACTTCTTTTTGGCCCTCCAGGTACTGGAAAAACAATGCTCGCTAAGGCCATTGCCCATGAGGCTGGAGCAAGCTTCATAAATGTCAACATGTCAACAATTACTTCaaaatggtttggtgaagatgaaAAGAATGTTCGAGCTCTTTTCACCCTAGCTGCAAAGGTTTCTCCGACCATCATTTTTGTAGATGAGGTTGATAGCATGCTTGGACAACGGACAAGAGTAGGAGAGCACGAGGCGATGCGTAAAATTAAGAATGAGTTCATGACACATTGGGATGGACTTCTGACAAAACCCGGGGAGCGCATTCTTGTTCTTGCTGCAACAAACAGACCTTTTGATCTTGATGAGGCAATAATTAGGAGGTTTGAGCGCAG AATTATGGTGGAGCTTCCTTCGGTGGAGAATAGAGAAATGATCTTAAAAACCCTGTTGTCCAAAGAAAAGGTTGAAGACCTAGATTTTAAAGAGATTGCAACCATAACTGAAGGATATAGTGGAAGTGATCTTAAG AATCTATGCATAACTGCGGCTTATAGACCAGTAAGAGAACTGCTACAGCAAGAGAGACAGAAGGATAGG AAACATGAGGAAGGCCAGAGCTTGGAAGATGCTTCTACTCCAAAAGAAGAAACTAAGGAGGAAAAGGTGATTTCTCTAAGGCCCTTGAACATGGAAGACATGAGGCAGGCAAAGAACCag GTTGCTGCTAGTTTTGCTTCTGAGGGATCCGTAATGGCCGAGCTAAAACAATGGAATGATCTATATGGAGAAGGAGGTTCGAGAAAGAAAGAGCAACTATCATACTTTCTTTAA